A stretch of Aspergillus nidulans FGSC A4 chromosome VI DNA encodes these proteins:
- a CDS encoding GFA family protein (transcript_id=CADANIAT00009742) translates to MLYPVVRRRLFSVLANNLKMPTYTGSCTCHKIEYNLTLNSPDDARTSLCHCKNCKKAFGTNYGPTAKVPKDALQLAKGSCERTVSVCGRRLLGRPGGIVAQGGVLLPDSGELDARDTYGIKSA, encoded by the exons ATGCTGTATCCCGTGGTCAGGCGCAGGCTCTTTAGTGTCCTTGCCAACAATCTGAAGATGCCCACCTACACCGgctcctgcacctgccaCAAGATCGAATACAATCTCACCCTTAATTCGCCCGATGATGCGCGGACTTCATTATGTCATTGTAAGAACTGCAAG AAAGCATTCGGCACAAACTACGGTCCAACAGCCAAAGTCCCCAAGGATGCTCTCCAACTCGCCAAAG GATCATGTGAAAGAACAGTTTCGGTATGTGGTCGTCGGCTCCTTGGACGACCCGGAGGCATTGTCGCCCAAGGGGGAGTTCTTCTGCCAGACTCGGGTGAGTTGGATGCCAGAGATACCTA TGGCATCAAA